The Paracholeplasma brassicae genome contains a region encoding:
- a CDS encoding Fic family protein, giving the protein MLGNYEKQMYGTKEIDVFVPYTLNGLFITSKKDSRIDQLVHEIDELLPIETPLNKTFYKLLLSQEVIDSYRLTGSNYELADLYAPSGFNLFHKDLMEMLDVYEYAPQHMKKIGYANRYLKDLHYAMFQNHFQFYPGEFRKVQSFVGQSIEKATYIPPNPNDMIGLMDEMELFMYRDDVSVYVRSALLYYQIATALPFLIGNLELARLTSQLYLMEFDGIKHYIPLSRHLTIAEEKREEARLTGDLNGFIIYFLEAIKSAVIDAKRMIKGYNALKIKQEKLIEKSAHTIYQKRRLLEMLHVSHRVVYLENEPLQEQFNVLSKTIIKRYRDLMELGIISKKSTYFSNQYFNKAMLKLFQ; this is encoded by the coding sequence ATGTTAGGTAATTATGAAAAACAAATGTATGGGACAAAAGAAATCGATGTCTTTGTGCCCTACACTTTAAACGGACTATTTATAACGTCTAAGAAAGACAGTAGAATCGATCAATTGGTTCATGAAATTGATGAATTATTACCAATTGAAACCCCACTTAACAAAACCTTTTATAAGCTTTTGTTAAGCCAGGAAGTCATTGATTCGTATCGATTGACAGGAAGTAACTATGAATTAGCTGATTTATACGCACCTTCAGGATTTAACTTATTCCATAAAGACTTAATGGAGATGTTAGATGTGTATGAGTATGCGCCACAGCATATGAAAAAAATAGGTTACGCAAATCGTTACTTAAAAGACTTGCACTATGCAATGTTTCAAAATCATTTCCAATTTTACCCAGGTGAATTTCGTAAGGTTCAATCGTTTGTTGGTCAATCGATTGAAAAAGCAACTTATATACCCCCTAATCCAAATGATATGATCGGGTTGATGGATGAAATGGAATTGTTTATGTACCGTGATGATGTGAGTGTCTATGTGAGATCTGCGCTGCTTTATTATCAAATCGCAACCGCATTACCATTTCTAATCGGTAATTTGGAACTTGCACGACTGACAAGTCAACTTTATTTAATGGAGTTTGATGGAATCAAACACTATATTCCATTATCCAGACATTTGACTATAGCGGAAGAAAAAAGGGAAGAAGCCAGACTAACAGGCGATTTAAATGGCTTTATTATCTATTTTCTTGAAGCAATAAAGAGCGCTGTTATTGATGCAAAACGCATGATTAAAGGCTATAACGCATTGAAAATCAAACAAGAAAAATTAATAGAAAAATCAGCACACACAATTTATCAAAAACGTCGATTGTTAGAAATGTTACACGTGAGCCATCGTGTGGTGTACTTAGAAAATGAACCTTTACAAGAACAGTTTAACGTACTCTCAAAAACAATTATTAAGCGGTACAGAGATTTAATGGAACTCGGTATTATTAGTAAAAAATCAACCTACTTTTCAAACCAATATTTTAATAAAGCAATGCTCAAATTATTTCAATGA
- the rsmD gene encoding 16S rRNA (guanine(966)-N(2))-methyltransferase RsmD, producing MKNVKLKIIAGKYKNRTLVSYSEETRETSSMVRGAVFNMLFQVQGIGLDLFSGSGAYGFEGLSRGLSKVYLNDQDMLAYRSLRENKDSLKVDNECVITNLDYQKAIEYYQKNGIRFDYIFLDPPYKMTNIEHLFDVVSLIVKNQTVIVIEVEKKTQLPESYTQFSLLKEKVHGIKKIGVYQYHEK from the coding sequence ATGAAAAACGTTAAGCTTAAAATAATCGCAGGAAAATATAAAAACCGTACGCTGGTGAGTTACTCAGAAGAAACTAGAGAAACCTCAAGTATGGTTAGAGGAGCTGTCTTCAATATGTTGTTTCAAGTCCAAGGCATTGGACTTGATTTATTTAGTGGTTCTGGCGCTTACGGCTTTGAAGGATTAAGTAGGGGTCTTTCAAAGGTTTATCTAAATGATCAAGACATGCTAGCGTATCGTTCATTAAGAGAGAACAAGGATTCCTTAAAAGTAGATAATGAGTGCGTGATAACGAATCTAGATTATCAAAAAGCAATTGAGTACTATCAAAAAAACGGCATCAGGTTTGATTATATTTTTCTAGACCCACCTTATAAAATGACAAACATTGAACATTTATTTGACGTTGTTTCTCTAATTGTAAAAAATCAGACAGTGATAGTCATTGAAGTTGAGAAAAAAACTCAATTACCCGAGTCTTATACTCAGTTCAGTTTATTAAAAGAAAAAGTACATGGCATCAAGAAAATCGGCGTGTATCAATATCATGAAAAATAA
- a CDS encoding DUF362 domain-containing protein: MPRWINDTCIACGSCQAECPVDCISEGDIYVIDESICIDCGACQEVCPVGAIAER; encoded by the coding sequence ATGCCAAGATGGATTAATGACACATGTATTGCTTGTGGCTCATGCCAAGCAGAATGTCCAGTTGATTGCATTAGCGAAGGCGACATCTATGTGATTGACGAAAGTATTTGCATCGATTGTGGCGCTTGCCAAGAAGTTTGCCCTGTAGGAGCAATCGCAGAACGCTAA
- a CDS encoding YneF family protein — protein sequence MDIKLWQAIIYIVLALIIGAAAGFFIARAWFKNYLKKNPPVNERMIREMMRQMGRTPSEKQVRQVMSSMNQVK from the coding sequence ATGGATATTAAACTATGGCAAGCAATTATTTACATCGTTCTAGCATTAATTATTGGTGCGGCTGCGGGATTCTTTATCGCAAGAGCATGGTTCAAGAATTATTTGAAGAAAAATCCACCTGTAAACGAGCGTATGATTCGTGAAATGATGAGACAAATGGGTAGAACACCTTCTGAAAAACAAGTAAGACAAGTAATGAGTTCGATGAATCAAGTAAAATAA
- the plsY gene encoding glycerol-3-phosphate 1-O-acyltransferase PlsY produces MEIILLQIGLFIASYLIGSIPSGIIVSKVFMGIDLREHGSKNIGTSNAIRVMGIKLGILVFLLDALKGALPILLVRLMGHLVGDMSTYITIFNQSFNYEILFGVTAILGHTFPLYIGFKGGKAVAASCGVVLVLTPIPGVLCILAYIIVVAITKYASLGSTIAALVVLISTLVQLLVQGRLYEEMFMFVFYTLLVIFIFVRHKDNYKRLLNGTENKMSFKKKS; encoded by the coding sequence ATGGAGATTATCTTATTACAAATCGGTTTATTTATCGCATCATATTTGATTGGATCGATACCGAGTGGCATTATTGTTTCAAAAGTATTTATGGGGATTGATTTGCGTGAACATGGTTCAAAAAACATTGGAACATCAAATGCAATTAGAGTGATGGGCATTAAGCTTGGAATCCTTGTATTTCTACTCGATGCACTAAAAGGTGCGCTACCAATCTTGTTGGTTCGTTTGATGGGTCACTTAGTTGGTGACATGTCAACTTACATAACCATTTTTAATCAATCGTTCAATTACGAAATTTTGTTTGGTGTCACAGCGATTCTTGGACACACATTCCCACTTTATATCGGCTTCAAAGGTGGAAAAGCCGTTGCAGCTTCCTGTGGTGTCGTTCTTGTCTTAACACCAATTCCAGGTGTATTATGTATACTTGCCTATATTATCGTTGTTGCAATCACAAAATATGCTTCTTTAGGTTCAACGATTGCGGCATTAGTTGTTTTAATATCCACATTGGTTCAATTATTGGTCCAAGGCAGACTCTATGAAGAAATGTTTATGTTTGTTTTTTATACACTACTCGTTATTTTCATTTTTGTGAGACATAAAGATAACTACAAACGTCTACTTAACGGTACAGAAAACAAAATGAGTTTTAAAAAGAAATCATAA